In Fibrobacter sp. UWB15, the following proteins share a genomic window:
- the fabV gene encoding enoyl-ACP reductase FabV, translating into MVIEPMIRSNMCVNAHPQGCAMDVKRQIEYVQKKRAERGTPKEAPKTVLVLGCSTGYGLASRISAAFEFGAATIGVSFEKEGSDERQKTGTPGWYNNMAFDKFAHEAGLESVTFNGDAFSHEMRKNVINTLNKMGRKVDLLVYSVASSVRVDPDNGTLYRSVLKPIGETFSGATIDCMTGKISTISAEPANEEEMANTVKVMGGEDWALWVRQLKDAGVLAEGVKTVAYSYIGPKLSHAIYRDGTIGGAKKHLEATARELNVELERELKGEAYVSVNKGLVTRSSAVIPIIPLYLSVLFKVMKEQGSHEGCIEQMERLMNERLYTGSAVPTDEKHLIRIDDWELDPKVQEEVNKRMATITQENLAQVGDLEGYRHDFLATNGFDIEGVDYSADVKSVETI; encoded by the coding sequence ATGGTGATTGAGCCGATGATCCGCAGCAATATGTGCGTGAATGCCCACCCCCAAGGCTGCGCCATGGATGTGAAGCGCCAGATTGAATACGTACAAAAGAAGCGCGCTGAACGCGGAACTCCGAAAGAAGCTCCGAAGACGGTTCTGGTATTGGGATGCTCGACCGGTTATGGACTTGCAAGTCGCATTTCTGCAGCCTTTGAATTCGGTGCTGCAACGATTGGCGTGTCTTTTGAAAAAGAAGGTTCCGACGAACGTCAGAAAACGGGAACTCCCGGCTGGTACAACAACATGGCCTTTGACAAGTTCGCTCATGAAGCGGGGCTTGAATCGGTGACTTTTAATGGCGATGCATTCTCGCATGAAATGCGCAAGAACGTGATCAATACGCTCAACAAGATGGGCCGCAAGGTAGACTTGTTGGTGTACAGCGTGGCATCGAGCGTGCGTGTGGATCCGGATAACGGAACCCTTTACCGCAGCGTTTTGAAGCCGATTGGCGAAACTTTCTCGGGTGCAACGATTGACTGCATGACGGGCAAAATTAGCACGATTAGCGCAGAACCCGCCAACGAAGAAGAAATGGCGAACACCGTGAAGGTGATGGGCGGCGAAGATTGGGCGCTTTGGGTGCGTCAGCTCAAGGATGCCGGCGTGCTTGCCGAAGGTGTGAAGACGGTGGCATATTCCTACATCGGTCCGAAACTTTCTCATGCGATTTACCGCGACGGTACCATTGGCGGCGCCAAGAAGCACCTGGAAGCAACCGCGCGCGAATTGAACGTAGAACTTGAACGCGAGTTGAAGGGCGAAGCCTATGTGTCCGTGAACAAGGGCTTGGTCACGCGCTCCAGCGCTGTGATTCCGATTATCCCGCTGTACCTTTCGGTGCTTTTCAAGGTGATGAAGGAACAGGGGAGCCACGAAGGTTGCATCGAGCAGATGGAACGCCTGATGAACGAGCGCCTGTATACGGGCAGCGCCGTTCCGACGGATGAAAAACACCTGATTCGCATTGACGATTGGGAACTCGACCCGAAGGTGCAAGAAGAAGTGAACAAACGCATGGCGACCATCACGCAAGAAAACTTGGCGCAGGTGGGCGACCTCGAAGGCTATCGTCACGATTTCTTGGCGACGAACGGCTTTGACATCGAGGGCGTGGACTACAGCGCTGACGTGAAGAGCGTCGAAACGATTTAA
- a CDS encoding asparaginase, whose amino-acid sequence MAKKKHIVILATGGTIAGVGEPGKNTGYVSGQISAEDLVASVPELSEYAEITTEQICNVNSDDMTDKLWIALSNRIADLQADETVDGIVVTHGTDTMDETAYFVSLTVKCEKAVIFTGSMKPATAKDPDGPANLLGAVRAAAGFAVDDDPPANLVWVYFAGELFDARSVQKCSASAINAMGVSAPGEGSNWNALKEQNFFDVSKLQGLPRVNVVYFTVDANPKILEYAACVSDGLVIAGAGAGEFSIAWARALEKIDIPVVIASRTHHGLVTLNESLAPGRICAGRLPPQKAAVLLKLVLTATTKVDEIKRVFAL is encoded by the coding sequence ATGGCAAAGAAAAAACACATCGTGATTCTTGCTACGGGCGGCACGATTGCCGGCGTCGGTGAGCCCGGCAAAAATACGGGCTACGTGTCCGGGCAGATTTCCGCTGAAGACTTGGTGGCATCCGTGCCAGAGCTTTCGGAGTACGCCGAAATCACGACTGAGCAGATTTGCAACGTGAATTCCGACGACATGACGGACAAGCTGTGGATTGCGCTTTCGAACCGCATCGCCGACTTGCAAGCGGACGAAACGGTGGACGGCATTGTGGTCACTCACGGCACCGACACCATGGACGAAACGGCCTACTTCGTAAGCCTTACGGTCAAGTGCGAAAAGGCGGTGATTTTTACAGGCTCCATGAAGCCCGCTACCGCCAAGGATCCCGACGGCCCCGCAAACTTGCTGGGCGCCGTGCGTGCGGCAGCCGGCTTCGCGGTCGACGACGACCCGCCGGCGAACTTGGTGTGGGTGTATTTCGCAGGCGAACTTTTCGACGCCCGGAGCGTTCAAAAGTGCTCTGCCTCGGCAATTAACGCGATGGGCGTAAGCGCTCCCGGCGAAGGCTCTAACTGGAACGCCTTAAAGGAACAGAATTTTTTCGACGTTTCCAAGCTCCAAGGCCTGCCGCGCGTGAACGTAGTCTACTTTACCGTAGATGCGAACCCGAAAATTCTGGAGTACGCCGCCTGCGTCTCCGACGGCCTCGTGATTGCTGGCGCAGGCGCAGGCGAATTCAGTATCGCCTGGGCCCGCGCCCTCGAAAAGATCGATATTCCGGTCGTCATCGCAAGCCGCACTCACCACGGGCTCGTGACTTTGAACGAATCGCTTGCGCCTGGCCGCATCTGCGCTGGCCGCCTGCCGCCTCAAAAGGCCGCAGTCCTCCTCAAGCTCGTGCTCACCGCCACCACGAAAGTGGACGAAATCAAGCGGGTTTTCGCGCTATAA
- a CDS encoding DUF4416 family protein, with translation MKSSQFSENAQLLAFVLQPGEQWLPEVIDALERTWGKIRHKGKLFAFDQTPYYTPEMGEGLYRGVVSFEKEIPPETIAFEKERSNALELTMAQASDPDARRVNIDIGYMDLDKVVLPSYKRGPFKLYAGKGVWLDMLLTYAKGQFHPTAWAFEDFKRNPYQHDLQLIRERYKKAGGGKNGSSKESAVRL, from the coding sequence ATGAAGTCTTCTCAATTTTCTGAAAACGCACAACTATTGGCTTTTGTCTTGCAGCCCGGCGAACAGTGGCTGCCCGAAGTGATTGACGCATTGGAACGCACTTGGGGCAAAATCCGCCACAAGGGCAAGCTTTTCGCATTTGACCAGACGCCCTATTACACCCCCGAAATGGGCGAAGGCCTGTACCGCGGCGTGGTTTCTTTCGAAAAGGAAATTCCGCCCGAAACAATTGCTTTCGAAAAGGAACGCAGCAATGCTCTCGAACTCACGATGGCGCAGGCGAGCGATCCTGATGCACGCCGCGTGAACATCGATATCGGCTACATGGACTTGGACAAGGTGGTGCTCCCCAGTTACAAGCGCGGCCCCTTCAAGCTTTACGCCGGCAAGGGCGTGTGGCTCGACATGCTGTTGACTTATGCAAAGGGACAGTTCCACCCCACCGCCTGGGCGTTCGAAGACTTTAAGCGGAATCCGTACCAGCACGACTTGCAGCTCATTCGGGAGCGTTACAAGAAGGCGGGCGGCGGAAAAAACGGTTCATCTAAAGAATCGGCGGTACGGCTTTGA
- a CDS encoding DNA internalization-related competence protein ComEC/Rec2 yields MKSSKKNKNLIDLQNLLTPLMGKPALLSAIVVTIIFASLDEPIYACVLLPVLAALTHVFPRTLQWVVLISLAMGVICHEYARIQKGNPLHINLPAKACGVVESTQQKKSGMTSIINHGYRVRLTEKRNLPRYPLPGDSLCYEASFYPVTPPTVPGAFDTRGWLKSQGLQAYGKFVHWTIHGETWVPERSFYQFRKWIGLRFGEYLDSAETGLLLGLLAGDRSGIPDALRSDFQRSGLVHVLAISGFHVVLLAGMLMVFLKATGLPHRVVRIAAIVLLFLYIPVTGGSPAVRRAVLMFAVPQVGALFQRPANTLNSLGVALLFIMIPEPSVIWNPGFQLSVAATMGILMGGFWNPLKNLPEELQKNKWWARLQSLVVEPTYVTLCATLSTSPFLIHHFKTLSPFAWLGNIVVVPAISMGMQAGLFALLSPIDFLREYFCYAARFFLRLASLLTCLLSDSSQASVTVGPFEPWVLLLCGFLIVVVPFFAKNRIARRFSLCCILLFAAIFAHQGYGAVIKPTWKLTTIDVGQGDSHLITTPSGEHFLVDAGDTKRLDSGKDIVVPYLHHIGVSHLDALIVTHADQDHFGGAYSIIKTFPVKELWITECARIDEKENWQRVISEAYRRKILIRDIKRGFLYKERFFEFKVVHPETGRCIDANTQSITFRAKGLGHSALLTGDLTVQGEKEIMETDVFLQSDVLKLGHHGSKTSSGRKFLKQVNPKLAIVSSGRKNRFRHPSKQVIQRLDSLRIPYLNTAEKGTIDIIFRSDTMLVNTMID; encoded by the coding sequence ATGAAATCTAGCAAAAAAAATAAAAATCTGATCGATTTACAGAATCTTCTCACCCCGCTTATGGGTAAACCGGCTTTATTGAGCGCAATCGTGGTTACGATCATTTTTGCGAGTCTTGACGAACCGATTTACGCCTGTGTTCTTTTGCCTGTTTTGGCGGCATTGACTCATGTGTTTCCGCGAACGTTACAATGGGTGGTGCTGATTAGCCTTGCGATGGGTGTTATTTGCCATGAATATGCTAGGATTCAAAAAGGAAATCCATTGCATATAAACCTTCCGGCTAAAGCTTGTGGGGTAGTAGAGTCTACGCAGCAAAAAAAGAGCGGAATGACATCGATTATCAATCACGGCTACCGCGTTCGATTGACAGAAAAGCGGAATTTGCCGCGGTACCCCCTGCCGGGTGATTCGCTTTGCTACGAAGCCTCTTTTTATCCGGTGACACCGCCTACGGTACCAGGGGCGTTCGATACCCGTGGGTGGCTCAAGTCTCAGGGGCTTCAAGCCTATGGAAAGTTCGTTCACTGGACAATTCACGGCGAAACCTGGGTACCGGAGCGCAGTTTTTATCAGTTCCGCAAGTGGATCGGGTTGCGTTTTGGCGAATATCTGGATTCGGCAGAAACAGGGCTTTTGCTTGGGCTTTTGGCGGGGGATCGTAGTGGAATCCCCGATGCATTGCGGAGTGACTTTCAACGCTCGGGACTTGTGCATGTTCTCGCCATTAGCGGCTTTCATGTGGTGCTCTTGGCGGGGATGCTGATGGTGTTTTTGAAGGCGACGGGACTTCCGCATCGAGTGGTGCGAATTGCGGCGATTGTCTTGTTGTTCCTGTACATTCCTGTAACGGGCGGTTCGCCGGCCGTAAGGCGGGCGGTGCTTATGTTTGCTGTGCCGCAGGTTGGAGCATTGTTCCAAAGGCCGGCCAATACTTTGAATAGCTTGGGCGTGGCACTCCTCTTTATTATGATTCCTGAACCGTCTGTCATTTGGAATCCGGGCTTTCAGCTTTCGGTGGCGGCGACCATGGGAATATTGATGGGCGGCTTTTGGAACCCGCTGAAGAACTTGCCTGAAGAACTTCAGAAGAACAAGTGGTGGGCTCGTTTGCAATCGCTTGTGGTGGAGCCGACTTACGTGACCTTGTGCGCCACACTTTCTACGTCGCCCTTCTTGATTCACCATTTCAAGACGCTTTCGCCTTTTGCCTGGCTTGGCAACATCGTTGTGGTACCGGCGATTTCCATGGGAATGCAGGCGGGACTTTTTGCGCTACTTTCACCGATTGATTTTTTGCGGGAATATTTCTGTTATGCGGCCCGGTTCTTTTTGCGACTTGCATCGCTGTTGACTTGCTTGCTGTCGGATTCTTCGCAGGCGTCTGTGACAGTTGGCCCTTTTGAGCCGTGGGTATTGTTGCTGTGCGGATTCTTGATTGTGGTGGTTCCCTTTTTTGCTAAAAATCGCATTGCCAGGCGATTTTCGTTGTGTTGCATATTGCTGTTTGCGGCAATTTTTGCCCATCAAGGGTATGGGGCGGTTATAAAGCCGACATGGAAATTGACGACAATCGATGTGGGACAAGGGGATAGCCATTTGATAACTACGCCCTCGGGGGAGCATTTTTTGGTGGATGCAGGCGACACGAAACGCCTGGATTCCGGTAAAGACATTGTGGTTCCGTACCTGCACCATATCGGAGTTTCTCACTTAGATGCTCTAATCGTTACACATGCCGACCAAGATCATTTTGGCGGGGCGTATTCTATTATCAAGACGTTTCCGGTCAAGGAACTCTGGATTACCGAATGCGCAAGAATCGACGAAAAAGAAAATTGGCAGCGAGTAATTTCCGAAGCCTACCGGCGAAAAATTCTGATTCGAGACATCAAACGCGGCTTTTTATACAAGGAACGTTTCTTTGAATTCAAGGTAGTGCATCCTGAAACGGGTCGTTGCATAGATGCTAACACCCAGAGTATTACCTTTAGGGCGAAGGGTTTGGGACATTCCGCCTTGCTGACGGGGGATTTGACGGTGCAAGGTGAAAAAGAAATCATGGAGACGGATGTCTTCTTGCAAAGCGATGTGTTAAAGCTCGGACATCATGGTTCGAAGACTTCAAGTGGCCGAAAGTTCTTGAAACAAGTGAATCCGAAGCTGGCGATTGTTTCTAGTGGCCGAAAAAATCGATTCCGCCATCCGAGTAAACAGGTGATTCAAAGGTTAGATTCGCTAAGGATTCCCTATTTGAATACCGCTGAAAAAGGAACGATTGATATTATCTTTCGTTCCGATACGATGCTTGTTAATACTATGATAGACTAG
- the hisC gene encoding histidinol-phosphate transaminase — translation MIDPRPELLKLSDYVPGKSMEEIRAKYGLTDVVKLASNENPLGASPKAVEAYHGIADALHLYPRGDAPKLINAIADFYGVNTNQIVIGNGSDEIIDMVGKAFIRQGDNCVGITPTFSVYKFTTLSNGADFIGVGVGDQKTPLSELLKAINDKTRVVFICSPNNPTGVYYNKQELLEFLDKVPSNVLVFLDQAYSEFATASDYPVLIDMLDKYKNLFINRTFSKIYGLAGLRIGYAFGNVDVIRALWKIKPPFDVNQAAQVAAIAALGDKDHVKRTLELNAEGIKYLTPEFESLGFKVLPTQGNFICVHIGPKAKDLVLFLEKNGMIVRGLTSFGLPEHIRVTLGKREENELLVCLVKKWKAEN, via the coding sequence ATGATTGATCCGCGTCCAGAGCTTTTGAAACTTTCTGATTACGTTCCCGGCAAATCCATGGAAGAAATCCGTGCGAAGTACGGGCTTACCGATGTTGTCAAACTCGCCTCGAACGAGAACCCGCTCGGAGCTTCCCCGAAGGCTGTCGAAGCTTACCACGGAATTGCGGATGCGTTACACTTGTATCCGCGCGGTGATGCTCCGAAGCTGATCAATGCCATAGCTGATTTCTACGGCGTGAACACCAACCAGATTGTCATCGGTAACGGTTCCGACGAAATCATCGACATGGTGGGTAAGGCGTTCATTCGTCAGGGTGACAACTGCGTAGGCATTACGCCGACGTTCTCGGTCTATAAGTTTACGACGCTTTCGAATGGTGCCGACTTTATCGGTGTCGGCGTGGGTGATCAGAAGACGCCACTTTCGGAACTCTTGAAGGCTATCAACGACAAGACACGCGTGGTCTTTATCTGCAGCCCGAACAATCCGACTGGCGTTTACTACAACAAGCAGGAATTGCTTGAATTCCTGGATAAGGTTCCGAGCAATGTGCTCGTCTTCCTTGATCAGGCTTATTCTGAATTTGCAACGGCAAGCGATTATCCTGTACTGATTGACATGCTGGACAAGTACAAGAACTTGTTCATCAACCGCACCTTCAGCAAGATTTACGGCCTTGCTGGGCTACGCATTGGTTATGCCTTCGGTAACGTTGATGTAATCCGCGCCTTGTGGAAAATTAAGCCGCCCTTCGACGTGAACCAGGCCGCTCAAGTGGCTGCCATTGCCGCTCTCGGCGATAAGGATCACGTCAAGCGAACGCTTGAACTCAATGCCGAAGGAATCAAGTATCTGACACCGGAATTTGAATCACTTGGTTTCAAGGTGTTGCCGACTCAGGGTAACTTTATCTGCGTGCACATTGGCCCCAAGGCGAAGGACCTCGTGCTGTTCCTCGAAAAGAACGGCATGATTGTTCGCGGGCTTACGAGCTTCGGTCTTCCGGAACACATCCGCGTGACTCTCGGCAAGCGTGAAGAAAACGAACTTCTGGTCTGCCTTGTCAAGAAGTGGAAGGCAGAAAACTAA
- the hisN gene encoding histidinol-phosphatase — protein MAATAENQELLKIALKAAELAQENIMKYFQASVGVEWKKDNTPVTIADKSTEEIARKFWEKETPGFGVIGEEFGIENPDAEYQWVIDPIDGTKAFIHGVPLFGTLIALYKKGTPIASLIRIPAMNTAVWAVKDGGAFLDGREIRCSKVAKLSESLVLSGTVNTMETAGYGEKYAAVRRAAKLHRGWGDCYGYYLVAAGRAELMIDPVVSLWDIAPYPLLFKEAGGKFSTIDGKTELFDTSGKPVAPIYEGYTSMASNGLIHDEVGCYFV, from the coding sequence ATGGCAGCGACCGCAGAAAATCAAGAACTTCTGAAAATTGCGCTCAAGGCGGCCGAGCTTGCCCAAGAAAATATCATGAAGTATTTTCAGGCAAGTGTCGGCGTGGAATGGAAAAAGGATAATACGCCTGTTACCATCGCCGACAAGAGCACCGAAGAAATCGCCCGCAAGTTCTGGGAAAAGGAAACTCCGGGTTTCGGCGTCATTGGCGAAGAATTCGGTATCGAAAATCCCGATGCGGAATACCAGTGGGTCATTGACCCGATTGACGGCACCAAGGCCTTCATTCACGGCGTACCCCTGTTCGGTACGCTCATTGCCTTGTACAAGAAGGGAACGCCAATTGCAAGCCTCATTCGCATTCCCGCGATGAATACGGCGGTCTGGGCAGTCAAAGATGGCGGAGCCTTCTTAGACGGCCGTGAAATCCGCTGTTCCAAGGTCGCAAAACTTTCGGAATCGTTGGTGCTTTCGGGCACGGTGAATACCATGGAAACCGCAGGTTACGGCGAAAAGTACGCGGCCGTGCGTCGCGCAGCCAAGCTGCACCGCGGCTGGGGTGACTGCTACGGCTACTACTTGGTGGCCGCCGGCCGTGCCGAACTGATGATTGACCCTGTGGTATCCCTTTGGGATATCGCCCCGTATCCGCTCCTGTTCAAGGAGGCGGGCGGCAAGTTCAGCACCATTGACGGCAAAACCGAACTGTTTGACACAAGCGGCAAGCCGGTTGCCCCGATTTACGAAGGCTACACCAGTATGGCCTCGAATGGCCTGATTCATGACGAAGTTGGCTGTTATTTTGTGTAA
- a CDS encoding FlgD immunoglobulin-like domain containing protein, with protein MKRVFSSVFLVCSCIWAQSGLTVEAFDEQSNNNTQLTLRLRLKNNTAETLSNIQAKYLIERDDSRTLNVYPYYMPNATYTLDTLSDYLVVNINVNAVAPGFYPNESGISLGMVYSDGEKFYKDSDYSYPGKGNFKSAPHIVVMQNGAWLTGELPPLMSAAKLRFKAIQPENSDTRSAWVEIENYGKESVNLSRFVLKNSESHRASIGDFTLKQGDKLRICQDITLECPVDSFTTVIQNLSFGNSGELKLTLGDNAVDYVAWGKQGTMGGASFLSTSPVEILGEYESYYNGAFFRYIDNIGWKIFSSKEIDKYENALPSARSYNIPDGSAIVLSENQKPRFAWMEVSGAKSYILSVYNANDTSLVFQKQTEKTFVDADIPQGEYLWNVEPVELTFGAKVFENGDLSYVVVFDEEQGQFLTNVTLLNAPTIGARKDTKMLATSMGNKAKEWGWNREHTLSEEKTPEEKMRCWAVGFNILNKFYGGTLTQDEIKIMGMKYKNYTALDYFMLGDDGGLKLSELSIFVDLIKDIFDRNTTTIMPTPTPSSINPNKATLIRRSKNSPLNDDDVEIIKQSIAKKNPVYIATVSGSGHVMIIDGYAEGVDDLYRSSTEELIMKKGEPFFHYVNIDNNGYSAWLTKDAFNVVFYFVMGKPDFVLNRDPLLAQEKIDSDDDGVIDYDEKYRFETEVNDDDSDDDGVSDYNEIYAMTKKCTFISETDIVNGESYTTYHGCRVYDYYDSDEDGLPTYKDPDSDNGGVKDGAEDLNGNGEVDPGETDPYLESDDKKLEITQKTYDLPDGITIFGRERVALNDGVVCYNTTKTDGDYCDIVSSSRASQSTIILGVRATVRNIYTRGGMWLRVRSVVDGFVAPYTLPSLKHPIKKDIDVTIRGKSDALNTIAFPYSDEFDTWTLDEEPKLEHVVKDGEVFEWKENDKYKTLKVEAGGKLVLNPGTFIAKELILDRKSSVEFAKPGEATQVVAMDFLNWRTEIINKDLPLVARGFKLITYMQSERLYTLGINWAGTLYAPYSYVIFGQASNKLMYGRFYADIAIVHQRTKVVRVDYDPFVPEVEEENPDVEEKNPDAGDENENQETVVAENDNPSEDDVIGDGLFKQRPANENVINEAVAKSSFAAELKGFSRNGIVFETKSAGIVKISVMSANGIMVKSVSAGNLEAGTHSVAWNSDNVPSGRYLVTLSQNGKVSGKFVSLK; from the coding sequence ATGAAACGAGTTTTTAGCTCTGTTTTTTTGGTATGTTCATGCATTTGGGCTCAAAGCGGCCTTACCGTTGAAGCCTTCGATGAACAATCTAATAATAATACACAACTTACGCTGCGCCTGCGCTTAAAAAATAATACTGCAGAAACGCTGAGTAATATTCAGGCGAAATACCTGATTGAAAGGGATGATTCTAGAACGCTTAATGTCTATCCCTACTATATGCCCAATGCGACATACACGCTGGATACCTTGAGCGATTATCTTGTCGTTAATATAAATGTAAACGCGGTTGCTCCCGGTTTTTATCCCAATGAAAGCGGAATCAGCCTTGGTATGGTCTATTCCGATGGTGAAAAGTTCTATAAGGATAGTGACTACAGCTATCCGGGTAAGGGCAATTTTAAATCCGCTCCCCATATTGTTGTAATGCAAAATGGCGCGTGGCTGACGGGTGAACTTCCGCCTTTGATGTCTGCAGCCAAGTTACGTTTTAAGGCCATTCAGCCTGAAAATTCTGACACGCGCTCAGCATGGGTCGAAATTGAAAACTACGGCAAGGAATCTGTAAACCTGTCCCGATTTGTCCTCAAAAATTCGGAATCGCACAGAGCTTCTATTGGCGATTTCACCTTGAAACAAGGTGATAAACTCCGTATTTGCCAAGATATTACCCTTGAATGCCCTGTAGATAGCTTTACAACTGTTATCCAGAACCTTTCTTTTGGTAATTCCGGTGAACTTAAGCTTACTCTTGGTGATAATGCCGTTGATTATGTGGCATGGGGTAAGCAGGGGACTATGGGAGGGGCATCCTTTTTATCAACGAGCCCTGTTGAAATTTTAGGTGAATATGAATCATATTACAATGGAGCGTTCTTCCGCTATATTGATAATATTGGCTGGAAAATTTTCAGTAGTAAAGAAATTGATAAATATGAAAATGCGCTTCCGTCTGCGAGGAGTTATAATATTCCTGATGGTAGTGCCATTGTCTTGAGCGAAAATCAAAAGCCACGTTTTGCGTGGATGGAAGTTTCTGGAGCAAAGTCTTACATACTGTCTGTTTACAATGCTAATGATACTTCGTTAGTTTTCCAGAAGCAAACAGAAAAAACGTTTGTTGATGCAGATATTCCCCAAGGCGAATATTTGTGGAATGTTGAACCGGTGGAACTTACTTTTGGTGCCAAGGTGTTTGAAAACGGAGACCTTAGCTACGTTGTGGTTTTTGACGAAGAACAGGGCCAATTTTTAACGAATGTAACTTTGTTGAATGCCCCCACTATTGGAGCTCGAAAAGATACGAAAATGCTTGCAACAAGCATGGGCAACAAGGCCAAAGAATGGGGGTGGAATCGCGAACACACTCTGTCTGAAGAAAAAACTCCGGAAGAAAAAATGCGCTGTTGGGCTGTGGGATTTAACATCTTGAATAAATTTTATGGTGGAACCCTTACTCAAGATGAAATCAAAATTATGGGCATGAAGTATAAAAATTATACTGCTCTAGACTATTTCATGCTAGGTGATGATGGCGGTCTTAAATTGTCTGAATTATCTATTTTTGTAGATCTGATAAAGGATATCTTTGACAGAAATACAACAACGATAATGCCGACGCCTACTCCAAGCTCAATTAATCCTAATAAGGCAACGCTTATTCGTCGTAGTAAAAATTCTCCGTTAAATGATGACGATGTTGAAATTATCAAGCAGTCCATTGCTAAAAAGAATCCGGTATATATAGCTACAGTTTCGGGTTCGGGACATGTGATGATTATTGATGGCTATGCGGAAGGTGTAGATGATCTATATCGATCAAGCACTGAAGAACTTATAATGAAAAAAGGGGAGCCTTTCTTCCATTATGTGAACATTGATAATAATGGGTATAGTGCTTGGCTGACTAAAGATGCCTTTAATGTGGTGTTCTACTTTGTCATGGGAAAACCTGATTTCGTATTAAATAGAGACCCTCTCCTTGCACAAGAAAAAATAGATAGCGATGATGATGGCGTTATTGATTACGATGAAAAATATCGTTTTGAAACAGAAGTTAATGACGATGATTCCGATGATGACGGTGTGAGCGACTATAATGAAATTTATGCAATGACTAAGAAGTGTACGTTCATTTCTGAAACAGATATCGTTAATGGTGAATCATATACAACTTATCATGGCTGCAGAGTTTACGATTATTACGATTCTGATGAAGACGGCCTTCCTACTTATAAAGATCCGGATTCTGATAATGGTGGCGTAAAGGATGGCGCAGAAGATTTAAACGGAAATGGTGAAGTTGACCCAGGTGAAACTGATCCGTATCTGGAATCGGATGACAAGAAATTAGAAATCACTCAAAAAACATATGACCTTCCGGATGGTATTACTATTTTCGGTAGAGAAAGAGTGGCCCTTAACGATGGAGTTGTCTGCTACAATACAACTAAAACTGATGGGGATTATTGTGATATTGTTAGTTCTTCTCGTGCCTCGCAAAGTACAATTATACTTGGCGTAAGGGCAACGGTTCGTAACATTTATACTCGCGGAGGAATGTGGCTTCGTGTTAGATCGGTTGTCGATGGATTTGTTGCCCCGTACACGCTTCCGTCGTTAAAGCATCCGATTAAAAAAGATATTGATGTGACTATTCGTGGAAAATCGGATGCCCTCAATACCATAGCCTTCCCCTATTCCGATGAATTTGATACATGGACACTTGACGAGGAACCGAAACTTGAACATGTTGTCAAAGATGGCGAAGTATTTGAATGGAAGGAGAACGACAAGTATAAGACGCTTAAAGTAGAAGCTGGTGGTAAATTGGTTCTCAATCCGGGAACGTTTATTGCCAAGGAACTGATTTTGGATAGAAAATCAAGTGTTGAGTTTGCAAAACCAGGCGAGGCGACTCAGGTTGTTGCTATGGATTTCTTGAATTGGCGAACCGAAATTATTAACAAGGATCTGCCTTTGGTTGCTCGTGGATTCAAGCTGATTACCTATATGCAGAGCGAGCGTCTGTATACACTCGGCATTAATTGGGCCGGAACGTTGTATGCTCCTTATTCATATGTTATATTTGGACAGGCCTCTAACAAACTGATGTATGGTCGATTCTATGCTGATATCGCAATTGTTCACCAGAGAACCAAAGTTGTCAGAGTAGATTACGATCCCTTTGTTCCTGAAGTTGAAGAGGAAAATCCTGATGTTGAAGAAAAGAATCCGGACGCCGGTGATGAAAACGAAAATCAGGAAACCGTAGTTGCGGAAAATGACAATCCCTCTGAAGATGATGTGATCGGAGATGGTTTGTTCAAACAACGCCCTGCAAATGAAAATGTCATAAATGAAGCCGTTGCAAAGTCTTCTTTCGCAGCGGAATTGAAGGGCTTTAGCAGAAATGGTATTGTGTTCGAGACAAAGTCGGCAGGAATCGTTAAAATCAGCGTCATGTCTGCTAATGGCATTATGGTGAAGAGCGTTTCTGCGGGCAATCTCGAAGCCGGAACGCATTCTGTCGCTTGGAATTCCGACAACGTACCTTCGGGTCGTTACCTCGTAACGCTTTCCCAGAACGGGAAGGTGAGTGGCAAGTTTGTTTCGTTGAAATAA